The following proteins come from a genomic window of Larimichthys crocea isolate SSNF chromosome III, L_crocea_2.0, whole genome shotgun sequence:
- the LOC104922965 gene encoding uncharacterized protein LOC104922965, whose amino-acid sequence MKSKIYQRGGRDQHIQVYTIERPSCFPPSYEESQGSQVYPNAAEFVVVVDGVDVVMSLAPPLYSQDSSEAPDCTWSWEQPPRYSQVECIQQGEVDADEQLEALSGH is encoded by the exons ATGAAGAGCAAAATTTACCAGAGAGGAGGACGTGATCAGCACATCCAGGTCTACACTATTGAAAG ACCAAGCTGCTTCCCTCCATCGTACGAGGAGTCCCAGGGCAGTCAGGTGTATCCCAATGCAGCTGAGTTTGTGGTCGTGGTTGATGGGGTCGATGTGGTGATGAGTCTTGCTCCCCCTCTGTATAGCCAGGACAGCTCAGAGGCTCCAGACTGCACATGGAGCTGGGAGCAGCCCCCTCGGTACAGTCAAGTAGAGTGTATTCAGCAGGGGGAAGTGGATGCAGATGAGCAGTTAGAGGCCTTGTCCGGACACTGA